Proteins from one Megalopta genalis isolate 19385.01 chromosome 1, iyMegGena1_principal, whole genome shotgun sequence genomic window:
- the LOC143263852 gene encoding LOW QUALITY PROTEIN: BUD13 homolog (The sequence of the model RefSeq protein was modified relative to this genomic sequence to represent the inferred CDS: deleted 2 bases in 1 codon) produces the protein MNPPRQNHNKGYDSDLSPPRMSKSKNYDPDLSPPRKSKSRNDDSDLSQTLDGKKAGLQDARALREETEAHKKREAVHFSKLSKEVTGVGQAAILQDSKTGRKRNLEAEAAEEREKQNRQTELNEKYAKWGKGLKQVEDREEKLKDDLYEMSKPLARYADDADLDRRLRDQEREGDPMLEYIKQKQIEEGKRKPDRPTYEGSFMPNRFGIKPGYRWDGVDRSNGYEKKWFEAQNAKTALQEVAYKWSTADM, from the exons ATGAATCCACCAAGACAAAATCATAATAAAGGCTATGATTCTGATTTAAGTCCACCTAGAATGTCTAAATCTAAGAACTATGATCCTGATTTAAGTCCACCTAGAAAATCTAAATCTAGGAATGACGATTCTGATTTAAGTCAAACATTAGATGGAAAGAAAGCTGGATTGCAAGATGCAAGGGCATTACGAGAGGAAACAGAAGCCCATAAAAAAAGAGAAGCTGTACACTTTAGCAAG CTTAGCAAAGAAGTCACTGGCGTTGGTCAGGCTGCAATTCTACAAGATTCTAAAACGGGTAGAAAACGTAATTTAGAAGCAGAAGCAGCAGAGGAGCGCGAGAAACAGAACAGACAAACAGAATTGAATGAAAAGTATGCTAAG TGGGGGAAGGG GTTGAAACAAGTCGAAGATCGcgaagaaaaattaaaagacgATCTCTACGAAATGAGTAAGCCACTTGCAAGATATGCAGACGATGCCGATTTGGATAGAAGACTCAGAGATCAAGAAAGAGAAGGCGATCCGATGTTAGAATATATTAAACAGAAGCAGATTGAGGAGGGAAAGAGAAAACCAG ATCGACCAACTTACGAGGGATCTTTCATGCCAAATCGATTCGGTATCAAACCTGGATACCGTTGGGACGGCGTCGACAGGAGCAATGGCTACGAGAAAAAGTGGTTCGAAGCGCAAAACGCTAAGACGGCTCTTCAAGAAGTAGCCTATAAATGGAGCACTGCTGACATGTAA